The Setaria viridis chromosome 6, Setaria_viridis_v4.0, whole genome shotgun sequence genome includes the window CTCTCCTCCTACAAAATCAACAAGctaagtactccatttgtaacataaaattcattctaaaaaattctccattctcctcattctagcTAACATACTCTCCATTCTAGCTACAAAACATAAAACATAGAATACTAACCATGAGAGGAGAGAGTTGCTAACCTTTACCTCCTCCCCTAAGGTCAAGTGAAGAAGCCCGAGCTCTCAgtcaaatggttgagcttgGGCTCAGGGAGGAAGAAGTAGCTCATTTTATAGTGttacctttagtaccggctggtgggTAGAGCCAGTAGTAAATGGTTGCATGTTAGTACAGATACCAGTCGGTACTAAAATGCATaaacaccatttagtaccggctccacctaccagccggtactaaatggcttcccGTCGGTGGCCACGCGGTCCACATACTGTCATTTAGTACCAGCTGAGACTCCAAACTGGTACTACAGGGGCTCCAGTGACACTATGCATGACGATCGGTACTAACGCACGAATGCTCAATTTTTCAGTAGTGACCAGTACTGGTTTCTCTTGATGAGGACGCGGTTGGTCGCATCATGTCCGATATTGGATATGAATATGTGCGCGTCGGTCGAAATGAGATGTTCGTGATAGCAGGGGAACATATGGGCCACATTAATCACCTTAAACTGAAGGATCGAATGGAGCAAGAATTGGAAAAGAAGATTTATAGTGCCACCTACATGGACCATGTGCTTCACTCCATTGCTCGATGCCTTCTTCCAGATTCAGAATTCGCAGTAAGGACCTTCGAAACTATCGAGGGGCGACAAGAAGAACTTTTACGGGAACACGAGGATCTTCTTACACAATTTGGCCTACTAGATAACCCATGGGAGTACGATGAGCGCTGGTATTCATGCTGTTGTTCTTTGGAAATACTTGGCCAGACATATTCATCGGATTCAGATGAGAGATGACTGCACAGAACTACTGCGTACTCTTTGGCGGGAGATATACCATGCCATTAAAAGAGTTTCTGACTCCAGCCGTCCCACTTCAAATCTTTGTCTTATAGAGTTGTTTAAACTGAGAGAAGTTTTGCAATCTCAACTAGAATCGGCAAAGATTGCCAACATTCTACCTAATTATTTTCTACGGTGCAAAAAAGGCACACAGATGTTGCAGGCGTTCTCAGAAAAGCAACTCCTGAAGTGGTGGAAGGATAACAGCCGGAATTACCCGACGATGGCTCGGATGGCAAGGGACGCTTTGGCCATGCCCAGATGCAGAAGCTTTCTTCTGAGCAAATGGCCCACGTCACGAGCATCCTACGTGGTTACTCCAAGGAAGCATTTGGAGACCTACCTTAGGAAACGAGCAAGAGGAAGATTATGTACTATGTTCGGAATTTTGTAATAATCTCTGCTACTCCTGTTGTATGGGAACTCGTTTGTTGCAAATATATTCCACTCATGTTTGCTTCCCCAACCCCAGCCAACGATTTTAACTCAAAAGTCATGGTGGTGTAGTGCAGAATGCATAGGAAGAGCTCTACATACTACCCATCTTTCTTATGTATGCAGGAATAGCAGTATCATTATTCGTTAATTCATTCAGTGATTCGTCTAAACCATGTTCCTCTAACTATAGCACCCCAGCCAGTTCGTCCTGTTCGTCCCTGTTCCCCAACCATCAATACTAGCTATGTGATCGTTGTTCGTTAAAACGGTGAACTTGAGCAGGAGATGTATACCCAGCACTATGCCCAATAAGCATCGAGAACAAAATATTTCAATCTACAAGAACCATCTGTAGAACAGAACCATCATCACCAAAAGCACTAATATGATTTCGCACAACTGAGAGCAAAGTACTTTCGGAATTTGGGGCTAACACACGTAGATGAATGGGAGGAACTTGGCAGTGCcgttccaagttccaactggTCACCTTCAGGCTTCATTACCGAGGTAGAGCAAAATCTATTGTAGTGTTTGCAAGCAAAAGAACAAGGCTTAATCAGAAAAATGTAAGATGAGGGGTCTTGGTCAAAATTAGAATGTGGCAAAGGACATGTCATGTCGAAATCTCTACGATAAAGATAAGAAAGGGAAACCAACCAACAAAACAGGCAGCTGCTCATGGTTAAATGGGTAAGCCTAAGCGTACAGCAGTGCAGACCATAATAAGCACATTGGTATAGTGAGCAGGAAACAACTCAACAGCAGCAGGAGATGATCTTTAACCTACAGTTAAGAACAACCGGTGTAAAAATAAATGACATACTGCCCCAGGTTCCAACAAAGATAACCGATACATAATCACCAGTACTTTTAAGGATCTGGAAGATAGCTCTGTTACTTTATCAAATTTTGACAATAATCGACAGTTTCCAATAGGGACCATCAGTGATTTTGCTGATGAGTGCTCAGATTTCCTGACCAAAATTTGCTAAGGCACTCTGTCAGGTCCTAATCCATACAGAATAAAGGGAACATCCTGAAACATTAAATCAAGATGCAGTAGTGCCTGAACCATTCTCTTTGTATTATGTCCCTAGCCATCATCAGATGCGCTTGGTCAAACCTACCAGGATGATTACCAAAACAGTAATGAGAATGATGATGGCAATACAAAGAACTACTACTCAATAACTGATGGCACTCCAAATTTTAAACTAACATAATTTAAACAATATTATTTGCTACAACAGTCCCAACATTTAAATGTCACTTAACTAGTCTATCGATACAGTTGAAATTATGGAGCTTTAAAAGGACACTAGGGAACTTTAGAATGAACCCCAGATATATGAGAAAAATCATTCTTACAGAGAGAAAAAGAATGAATATATTCAGACAATATACATCCATTATTCACTACCTTACTAGCAGATAAACAACACTAGCTGCCGTTGTTTCTATGAGTAGAAATCATAAGATAAAACAGAGCTAAGCATGATCATTCTAAACTTTTAATTTACAGACAACATGCAACATAATGCTCTCCAAAGCAAACAATATAAATTAGACTGACACACTAAATCCACTGATTTCACCATACAACACCCCAAGTCCAGACCGTTGTGATGCTTCGACATTTGCATCCCATGTATGGTGTATAAATTATGAAATGTGTTCTAAAATGCAACACCCCCATCTCATCAACATGTCAGACAACAGATGCAACACATTTTAATTATCACGCACAACTTCAGCATATGGAAACACAAAATCAGCAAGGGAAATATGGACAACCAACATGAATTCCCACATCCAATTGCAGAAATACAAAAAGAAAGTATGCAATGGGTTTCACCTTGGGAGAGGCAGCTCCAGCATGCCGAGTCGGCGGCGATGCAGGACCGCAGCCGCGCGGCCGCCACCGCGCTGTGCAGCGGCATGAGCGTGTCCAggctcgccagcgccgccgccacaacGGGCCTGCAACAGGCAGGGATCAAGAAAAGGCACCCCATTTTCAGGCTTCCAGTATCGCTCAAAGCAAAGACCTAGCTAATGGCAAGAGCACGCAGAAGGATTCGGGGGGTTTGGGCATCACCTGCGGATGCGCGGTGGCGCGAGAGGGGACCTCGCCGCCTGGAACAACCTCTCCACCGGGGATCTCGACCGGAGCGCCGCGGacctcacggcggcggcggagcggcacAAGGACGCCATGGTTTCTCGCGATGGAGGACGGGGACGCGAGGCTGGGCAAACCTTACACAAAAGCCTGGGTAGACTGGGCTGGGCTAAAGCCCAATTTCTCAGATATTGGTCCAATCGAGCCCCCCATGAGGGAAAGCTCCGTAACCATCAAGCCCATGCCCAAATTGAAAAAcagttctttttttccttcttgtgctttgcaaattgcaaccttCTTCAACCTTGCACGAGTCCTCTCGGTGGCACGAAAGAATCACTGTGGGCATATAGTATAATAACAGGACAAATAAATAGTAGTTGGAGAAATTGAGGGGCTTTGCTGCAGCAAGTTCTATCTAGAAGATTTGGGCGCCTCTGAAGGTCAAGTTCTTCATGTGGCTTGCCGTCAAGGATAGACTATGACAGCGAAAAGGAGACATAGGCATGGGTTGCGAGACCACACGACCTGTGCACTTTGTGATCAAGAATTAGAGACAGCTGACCACATCTTTGTAAAGTGTTCTTGCACACAGGAGGCCTGGCAAGCAGCTAGCAGTATGCTGCACATGCAAAACCAAGCGCGGAGTCCTGACATGACGACAATCGATTGGTGGCTTCAAAAGAGACTggggctgaataagctgaagaaaaaagaatggaCTCTGTATTCATGTTAATCTCTTGAAAAATCTGGAAAGAGAGAAATGACAGTGTTCAGCAGACATCCTGCCAACACAGCTGCAAGGTTGTTCAATGACATTCTAGAAGAGGCTCAGCTTTGGATCAGCGCCAGCACCAAGCGCCTGACCGCTTTAGGATGGCCGGCTGCAGTAGGAGTCCTAGGTCCCATTTAGCTTCCTAGTTATGTTTACTTCCTATTTGGTTGTTTTCTTTCTTGGCGTGTGTGCCCGGATGGCCTGTGTT containing:
- the LOC117859908 gene encoding uncharacterized protein isoform X3, whose protein sequence is MASLCRSAAAVRSAALRSRSPVERLFQAARSPLAPPRIRRPVVAAALASLDTLMPLHSAVAAARLRSCIAADSACWSCLSQG
- the LOC117859908 gene encoding uncharacterized protein isoform X1 — translated: MASLCRSAAAVRSAALRSRSPVERLFQAARSPLAPPRIRRPVVAAALASLDTLMPLHSAVAAARLRSCIAADSACWSCLSQGLTKRI
- the LOC117859908 gene encoding uncharacterized protein isoform X2, encoding MASLCRSAAAVRSAALRSRSPVERLFQAARSPLAPPRIRRPVVAAALASLDTLMPLHSAVAAARLRSCIAADSACWSCLSQDFALPR